In the genome of Bradyrhizobium arachidis, one region contains:
- a CDS encoding amidohydrolase family protein, translating to MSSIAIFGSYVLSRRDGAQDVLRDHWVLIEGKTIAAVTKDRPFAAEVHDRPGRFILPGLMNLHNHCFSEAVARSHTEDGNGRRNNQSIVYTVLLPLTKRGADLLSAEERLAVARLGILQLLKGGATTVMEPFRNTIPEMFDAAEEMGIRFYGAPYLFSTSDAKAGPDGVVRYAGDDGAADLAAWNALYQRWNGCGDGRIGLAMSPHATDTCGPDLLKACAARARELGVPITTHLAQSRAEVETIGKRYDGRTPAEYLDWLGLLAPDLLAAHCIASSDSDLKLMAARGAAVLNCPRVFARSGVTAAFGRFAEHGVRTVVGTDGYNMDLLGELNAASMISKLALQRAEVASAPDLIEAVTATTASLVKRPDLGAIAPGATADLTIIDMTHPHLQPLFDPRRALVALGNRANVDQVIVDGRVLIDAGRYVHGDEAAITSAGAAAIGKIWDLPEAQAAFAG from the coding sequence ATGAGCAGCATCGCGATCTTCGGCAGCTATGTACTATCTCGCCGCGACGGCGCGCAGGATGTGCTGCGCGATCACTGGGTGCTGATCGAAGGCAAGACGATCGCGGCGGTCACCAAGGACAGGCCGTTCGCCGCTGAGGTTCATGATCGTCCCGGCCGCTTCATCCTGCCGGGCCTGATGAACCTGCATAATCACTGCTTCAGCGAGGCGGTGGCCCGCAGCCACACCGAGGACGGCAATGGTCGGCGCAACAATCAGAGCATCGTGTATACGGTGCTGCTACCGCTGACCAAGCGTGGCGCTGATCTGCTTTCGGCCGAGGAGCGCCTTGCAGTCGCGCGGCTCGGTATTCTGCAGTTACTCAAGGGCGGGGCGACCACGGTGATGGAGCCGTTCCGCAACACCATCCCTGAAATGTTCGACGCCGCCGAGGAGATGGGCATCCGCTTCTATGGCGCGCCCTATCTGTTCTCGACCTCGGACGCCAAGGCTGGCCCGGACGGCGTGGTCAGATATGCCGGCGACGACGGCGCGGCAGACTTGGCCGCCTGGAACGCGCTCTATCAGCGCTGGAATGGTTGCGGCGACGGCCGGATCGGCCTTGCGATGAGCCCGCATGCGACCGACACCTGCGGACCTGACCTGCTCAAGGCGTGCGCGGCGCGCGCCCGCGAGCTCGGCGTGCCCATCACCACCCATCTGGCGCAGAGCCGGGCCGAGGTGGAGACGATTGGCAAGCGTTATGACGGCCGCACGCCGGCTGAATATCTCGATTGGCTGGGCCTGCTGGCTCCCGATCTCCTCGCAGCGCATTGCATCGCGAGCTCCGACAGCGATCTGAAGCTGATGGCGGCGCGCGGCGCCGCGGTGCTGAATTGCCCGCGGGTGTTCGCCCGATCCGGCGTCACGGCGGCATTCGGCCGGTTTGCCGAACATGGCGTGCGCACCGTGGTCGGCACCGACGGTTACAACATGGACCTGCTCGGCGAGCTCAACGCGGCCTCGATGATCTCGAAACTTGCGCTGCAACGCGCCGAGGTCGCGAGCGCCCCTGACTTGATCGAGGCGGTGACCGCGACCACTGCCTCGCTGGTGAAGCGTCCGGATCTCGGGGCGATTGCGCCCGGCGCAACGGCCGATCTGACCATCATTGACATGACCCATCCGCACCTGCAGCCGCTGTTTGATCCGCGCCGTGCGCTGGTCGCGCTCGGCAACCGCGCAAATGTCGATCAGGTCATCGTCGATGGGCGGGTGCTGATCGATGCCGGCCGTTACGTTCATGGCGATGAAGCTGCCATCACCTCGGCGGGGGCCGCTGCGATCGGCAAGATCTGGGATCTGCCGGAAGCGCAGGCGGCGTTTGCCGGCTGA
- a CDS encoding aspartate/glutamate racemase family protein, whose protein sequence is MPRPRIMVINPNSNHVVTAGLAEALKRLSFADGPEIVCETLTEGPYGIESQADAESVVMPLRRTVAGDNESAAFVIACYSDPGLHVCREATTRPVLGIAECGVLTALTRAETFGVIAIAQRSIRRHMRYLRQMGLMDRLAGERPLDMSVAETASGEGTLAKMITVGRALKEEDGAGAVVMGCAGMARHRKPLEDALGIPVIDPTQAAVTMALGAVQFGAS, encoded by the coding sequence ATGCCCCGACCGCGCATCATGGTCATCAACCCGAACTCCAACCACGTGGTCACCGCCGGCCTTGCCGAGGCGTTGAAGCGGCTGTCCTTTGCCGACGGTCCGGAGATCGTGTGCGAGACCCTGACTGAGGGACCCTACGGCATCGAAAGCCAGGCCGACGCCGAAAGCGTGGTGATGCCGCTGCGGCGCACCGTCGCCGGCGACAACGAGTCGGCGGCCTTCGTGATCGCCTGCTACAGCGATCCCGGCCTGCATGTCTGCCGCGAAGCCACCACGCGGCCGGTGCTGGGCATTGCCGAATGCGGCGTGCTGACCGCGCTGACCCGCGCCGAGACCTTTGGCGTGATCGCGATCGCGCAGCGCTCGATCCGCCGGCACATGCGCTATCTGCGCCAGATGGGCCTGATGGATCGGCTGGCCGGCGAGCGGCCGCTCGACATGAGCGTGGCGGAAACCGCATCGGGCGAAGGCACGCTCGCCAAGATGATCACAGTCGGCCGCGCCCTGAAAGAAGAAGATGGTGCCGGCGCCGTCGTGATGGGCTGCGCGGGCATGGCGCGTCATCGCAAGCCGCTGGAGGACGCGCTCGGCATTCCCGTGATCGATCCGACCCAGGCCGCCGTGACCATGGCGCTGGGCGCCGTGCAATTCGGCGCGTCGTGA
- a CDS encoding flavin reductase family protein: MTSLSFRDLAPRDRYKLLCGVVVPRPIAFVTTMDENGALNAAPFSFFNVFSEDPPLIVLGLQHHPDGRFKDTTRNIHRTGEFVVHMVDEALAKVMNDCAVDFPSGESEVAAVGLTAEASAEVKVPRLAAAPFALECRRQVSLAFGPGRELLVGEVLHLHAREGLLDPARMYVDMATYQPIGRLFGNLYSTQRDMFAMDRESYDDWQARRAREAR, from the coding sequence ATGACGAGCCTTTCCTTTCGCGACCTTGCGCCTCGGGACCGCTACAAGCTGCTGTGCGGCGTGGTGGTGCCGCGGCCGATCGCCTTCGTCACGACCATGGACGAGAACGGCGCGCTGAACGCGGCGCCGTTCAGCTTCTTCAACGTGTTCTCCGAGGACCCGCCGTTGATCGTGCTCGGCCTTCAGCATCATCCTGACGGCCGGTTCAAGGACACCACGCGCAACATCCACCGCACCGGTGAATTCGTCGTGCATATGGTGGACGAGGCGCTGGCGAAAGTGATGAACGACTGCGCGGTGGACTTCCCCTCCGGCGAGAGCGAGGTTGCGGCGGTGGGTCTGACGGCTGAGGCCAGCGCCGAGGTCAAGGTGCCGCGGCTGGCCGCAGCGCCCTTCGCGCTGGAATGCCGGCGTCAGGTCTCGCTCGCATTTGGTCCAGGCCGCGAGTTGCTGGTTGGCGAAGTGCTTCATCTGCATGCGCGCGAAGGGCTGCTTGATCCGGCGCGCATGTATGTCGACATGGCGACCTATCAGCCGATCGGACGGCTGTTCGGCAATCTCTATTCGACCCAGCGCGACATGTTCGCGATGGATCGCGAGAGCTATGACGATTGGCAGGCGAGGCGGGCGCGTGAAGCACGCTAG
- a CDS encoding N-carbamoyl-D-amino-acid hydrolase: MRTINVAAAQMGPIQRAEGRDVVVRRMLALMDEAKAKGADLIVYPELALTTFFPRWYMENRADADGWFEREMPNDAVRPLFERAARHEMAMSFGYAELTPDGHHFNTAILTDRSGNIAGKYRKIHLPGHAEFDPERTHQHLEKRYFEPGDLGFPVWRNLGGIMGMAVCNDRRWPETYRVMGLQGVEMVLIGYNTPSVNAQKGDEGPEKRLFHNRLSAQAGAYQNSCWVVAVAKAGDEDGHPLIGGSLIVNPDGEIVAEAKTEDDELLVHPCDLDATAFGKQTIFNFAAHRRTEHYGLITSRTGAIPPP; this comes from the coding sequence ATGCGCACGATCAACGTCGCCGCAGCCCAGATGGGCCCGATCCAGCGCGCGGAGGGACGCGATGTCGTGGTCAGGCGCATGCTCGCGCTGATGGACGAAGCCAAGGCGAAAGGTGCCGACCTGATCGTCTATCCCGAGCTCGCGCTGACCACCTTCTTCCCGCGCTGGTACATGGAGAACCGCGCCGATGCCGATGGCTGGTTCGAGCGCGAGATGCCCAATGACGCCGTGCGGCCGCTGTTCGAGCGCGCGGCCCGCCACGAGATGGCGATGAGCTTTGGCTATGCCGAACTGACGCCGGATGGCCATCATTTCAACACCGCGATCCTCACCGACCGCAGCGGCAATATCGCTGGTAAGTACCGCAAGATCCATTTGCCCGGCCATGCCGAGTTCGATCCGGAACGTACGCACCAGCATCTGGAGAAACGCTATTTCGAGCCGGGCGATCTCGGCTTTCCGGTATGGCGCAATCTCGGCGGCATCATGGGCATGGCCGTCTGCAACGACCGCCGCTGGCCGGAAACCTACCGCGTGATGGGGCTGCAGGGCGTCGAGATGGTGCTGATCGGATACAATACGCCATCGGTCAACGCGCAGAAGGGCGACGAAGGGCCGGAGAAGCGGCTGTTCCACAACCGCCTCTCGGCGCAGGCCGGTGCCTACCAGAATTCCTGCTGGGTCGTCGCGGTCGCCAAGGCCGGTGACGAGGACGGCCATCCCCTGATCGGCGGTAGCCTCATCGTCAATCCCGACGGCGAGATCGTCGCCGAAGCCAAGACCGAGGATGACGAGCTGCTGGTGCATCCTTGCGATCTCGACGCCACCGCGTTCGGCAAGCAGACCATCTTCAATTTCGCCGCCCACCGTCGCACCGAGCATTATGGCCTGATCACCAGCCGTACCGGCGCAATCCCGCCGCCGTGA
- a CDS encoding polysaccharide deacetylase family protein yields the protein MLDSKALQSIPLVPANTADPAPNYPWPKPWRSAMFLSFDVDAESAWTSKDAVHAQRLITMSYGGYEARVGTPKLLELLDQLDLKATFFVTGWSVDAHPAMAESILKAGHEIGHHGYHHLLPDPGDPWIEEELERGFEALKRRLGVKPIGYRAPYGEFTEELRRALVRHGIVYTSSFRDDVRPYRHRLADGKPGTIELPVTASYDDWMHGLSARFSPRSIFPKEHVLSIWKDELDEVRDWGAMVTTVLHPQCSGRPMRLRLLREFLTYAKSCPDLWITTGEAIAANFQKHEAAGQSR from the coding sequence ATGCTGGACAGTAAGGCACTCCAGAGCATCCCGCTCGTCCCGGCGAACACCGCGGATCCGGCACCGAATTATCCCTGGCCGAAGCCTTGGAGGTCGGCGATGTTCCTGTCGTTCGATGTCGACGCTGAGAGCGCCTGGACCAGCAAGGACGCCGTGCACGCCCAGCGCCTGATCACCATGAGCTATGGCGGCTATGAGGCGCGGGTCGGCACACCGAAGTTGCTGGAGCTGCTCGATCAGCTCGACCTGAAGGCGACGTTCTTCGTCACCGGCTGGTCGGTCGATGCGCATCCGGCAATGGCCGAATCCATCCTCAAGGCCGGTCATGAGATCGGCCATCACGGTTATCATCATCTGCTGCCCGATCCCGGCGATCCCTGGATCGAGGAGGAGCTGGAGCGTGGTTTCGAGGCGTTGAAGCGGCGGCTGGGCGTCAAGCCGATCGGTTATCGTGCGCCCTATGGCGAATTTACCGAGGAGCTGCGCCGGGCGCTGGTCCGGCACGGCATCGTCTACACATCATCGTTCCGCGATGACGTGCGGCCTTACCGTCATCGCCTGGCCGACGGCAAACCCGGCACGATCGAGCTGCCGGTCACCGCGAGCTATGACGATTGGATGCACGGCCTCTCGGCGCGCTTCAGCCCGCGCTCGATCTTTCCCAAGGAGCATGTGCTCTCGATCTGGAAGGACGAGTTGGATGAGGTCCGTGACTGGGGCGCGATGGTGACCACCGTGCTGCATCCGCAATGCAGCGGCCGTCCGATGCGGCTCCGTCTGCTGCGCGAGTTCCTGACCTACGCCAAATCCTGTCCGGACCTGTGGATCACGACCGGGGAGGCGATCGCCGCGAATTTCCAGAAGCATGAAGCCGCCGGTCAGTCGCGCTGA
- a CDS encoding ABC transporter substrate-binding protein gives MIRLVIAGALGMIVAGPAFAVELPAEIAKRGSIKVAIVPNYPPMEFRDPATNALTGFDIDLGEALGRKLGVKLEWEETSFAQFMPSIASGRVDAILSGFTDYATRHEAATFVDYLRSGPQFFVQQSRAAEFKDMAALCGRKVGASRRTMFPDQIAAWSAAHCGSNPIVFVGTEGSADARTQLKQGRIDAAVQGNETLPYIMNQEPGVYAPLGQAIAAQFTGIALPVKEKALHQAFVEALDALIADGTYRALLAKWKLNDNGVEKATINAGQ, from the coding sequence ATGATCAGGCTGGTTATTGCGGGCGCACTGGGGATGATTGTGGCCGGTCCGGCCTTCGCGGTCGAGCTGCCTGCGGAGATTGCGAAGCGCGGCAGCATCAAAGTCGCCATCGTGCCGAACTACCCGCCGATGGAGTTCCGCGATCCCGCCACCAATGCGCTGACTGGATTCGATATCGATCTCGGCGAGGCGCTCGGTCGCAAGCTCGGCGTCAAACTGGAGTGGGAAGAGACAAGCTTCGCGCAGTTCATGCCGTCGATTGCGTCGGGGCGGGTGGATGCGATCCTGTCCGGCTTCACCGACTATGCGACGCGGCATGAGGCGGCAACCTTCGTCGATTATCTGCGCAGCGGTCCGCAGTTCTTTGTGCAGCAGTCGCGTGCCGCGGAATTCAAGGACATGGCGGCGCTGTGCGGTAGGAAAGTCGGAGCGAGCCGCCGCACCATGTTCCCGGATCAGATCGCGGCGTGGAGCGCGGCCCATTGTGGCAGCAATCCCATTGTGTTCGTCGGCACCGAAGGCTCGGCAGACGCGCGGACGCAGCTGAAGCAGGGCCGGATCGACGCGGCCGTCCAGGGCAACGAGACGCTGCCCTACATCATGAATCAGGAGCCCGGCGTTTACGCACCGCTCGGCCAGGCCATTGCGGCGCAGTTCACCGGCATCGCGCTGCCTGTGAAGGAGAAAGCCCTGCATCAGGCCTTCGTGGAGGCGCTCGACGCGTTGATCGCCGACGGCACCTACCGCGCCCTGCTGGCGAAGTGGAAATTGAACGACAACGGCGTGGAGAAGGCGACCATCAATGCTGGACAGTAA
- a CDS encoding ABC transporter substrate-binding protein, whose translation MQFSRRSLLRAAAMAPAFSLPGIVRAQSQTTLRFIPVIDLAFLDPVYSTAQVSRNHGFMVYDTLYGMNAALEVSPQMVSGHVVSNDAKQWDLTLRDGLFWHDGERVLARDCVASIRRWASRDGFGGELMAATEELSAPDDRTIRFRLRRLFPLLPQALGKAAVHAAFMMPERFASQDPLKPVTEVIGSGPFRFIADERVPGVRNAYARFERYQPRQDGKPDWTAGPKIVHYDRVVWTTTPDPGTAVAALQTGEQDWQETTPHDLLPVLKQSDEVETRVLDPRGYACMLRVNHLQPPFDNPAIRRALLGAIDQADFMTAVAGGDPAYQLSPIGYFAPGTPMANDVGLDVFRGPRDMAKVKADLAAAGYSGEKVVLLSPGNSAAQKPLGQVAADMLRRAGMNVDHQTLDFAVVLQRQLKKDPIDKGGWSAAVGNWQGIDWLNPAGNTNLRGEGKVAGWYSSERMGGLRGQWLTASSLEEQQRICREIQALAFDEIPYFPIGLYKQPTAYRKSITGILDGTAVFWNVRPS comes from the coding sequence ATGCAGTTCTCCCGCCGGTCATTGCTTCGTGCGGCCGCTATGGCGCCTGCCTTTTCCTTGCCGGGCATCGTGCGCGCGCAATCGCAGACCACGCTGCGCTTCATCCCGGTGATCGATCTGGCTTTCCTCGATCCGGTCTATTCCACCGCGCAGGTGTCGCGCAACCACGGCTTCATGGTCTACGACACGCTCTACGGCATGAATGCGGCGCTGGAAGTCTCGCCGCAGATGGTGTCGGGCCATGTCGTCTCCAATGACGCCAAGCAGTGGGACCTGACGCTGCGCGACGGGCTTTTCTGGCATGACGGCGAGCGGGTGCTGGCGCGTGACTGCGTCGCGAGCATCCGCCGCTGGGCCTCGCGCGACGGGTTCGGCGGCGAATTGATGGCGGCGACCGAAGAGTTGTCTGCGCCGGATGACCGTACCATCCGCTTCCGCTTGCGGCGGCTGTTCCCGCTGCTGCCGCAGGCGCTCGGCAAGGCCGCAGTGCATGCCGCTTTCATGATGCCCGAGCGGTTTGCGAGCCAGGATCCGCTCAAGCCGGTCACCGAAGTGATCGGCAGCGGGCCATTCCGCTTCATCGCGGATGAGCGCGTGCCCGGCGTACGCAACGCCTATGCCCGGTTCGAGCGCTATCAGCCTCGCCAGGACGGCAAGCCGGATTGGACCGCCGGTCCCAAGATCGTGCACTACGACCGCGTTGTGTGGACCACGACGCCGGACCCGGGGACAGCCGTGGCGGCCCTCCAGACCGGCGAGCAGGATTGGCAGGAAACCACGCCGCACGACTTGCTGCCCGTGCTGAAGCAGTCCGACGAGGTCGAAACGCGTGTGCTCGACCCCCGCGGCTATGCGTGCATGCTCCGCGTCAATCACCTGCAGCCGCCGTTCGACAATCCGGCGATCCGCCGTGCGCTGCTCGGTGCAATCGATCAAGCCGACTTCATGACCGCAGTCGCGGGTGGAGATCCGGCGTACCAGCTCTCGCCGATCGGCTATTTCGCGCCGGGAACGCCGATGGCCAATGACGTCGGGCTCGACGTCTTCCGCGGCCCGCGCGATATGGCTAAGGTGAAGGCCGACCTGGCGGCGGCTGGCTACAGTGGTGAGAAGGTCGTGCTGCTGTCGCCGGGCAATTCGGCCGCGCAAAAGCCGCTCGGCCAGGTTGCGGCCGACATGCTGCGGAGGGCCGGGATGAACGTCGATCATCAGACACTCGACTTCGCAGTCGTGCTGCAGCGTCAGCTCAAGAAGGATCCAATCGACAAGGGCGGCTGGAGCGCTGCCGTCGGCAATTGGCAAGGCATCGACTGGCTCAACCCGGCCGGCAACACCAACCTGCGCGGCGAAGGGAAGGTCGCCGGATGGTACAGCAGCGAGAGAATGGGCGGCCTGCGCGGTCAGTGGCTCACGGCGTCGTCGCTCGAAGAGCAGCAGCGGATCTGCCGCGAAATCCAGGCGTTGGCGTTTGACGAGATCCCGTATTTTCCGATCGGCCTGTACAAGCAACCGACCGCCTACCGCAAGAGCATCACCGGCATCCTCGACGGCACCGCGGTCTTCTGGAATGTGCGTCCATCATGA